The Leclercia sp. S52 genome has a segment encoding these proteins:
- the mdtQ gene encoding multidrug resistance outer membrane protein MdtQ, producing MKPSRFYCLCLPVSLFLVACAPHHDPAASLNQQIPAARIETGLATGQWPKNTWWEDFHDPQLTALIVKAQADAPDMQIARQRIALAEAQAKMASANGGPEMHFSADAERQKMSAEGLMGPFAITDPAAGTTGPWYTNGTFGLTAGWDLDLWGKNRAQVEARIGKVNAQQAELQQTRQLLATSVARLYWEWQTQAAAGKVLTAIKQEQENIIRTDRELYQHGITSSVEGVETDINASKTEERLAEVNGNMKAIAARLEALTNTPSITLIPHALPTVETRLPSSLGYQLLARRPDLQEAHWYIEASLHEVDAAKAAFYPDVNLMAFLQQDALHLSDLFRSSAQQMGVTAGLTLPIFDSGRLNANLDIAQAQSNLSVANYNKAVVEAVNQVTRTASEVETLMAKNQHQQSIEADAARVVALAQARYRAGIIAGTRVSEARIPALQEHLAGLTLQGQYIDATLQLTSALGGGYQHG from the coding sequence ATGAAACCTTCACGTTTTTACTGCCTCTGCCTGCCTGTTTCCCTTTTTCTGGTTGCCTGTGCACCTCATCACGATCCGGCGGCATCGCTGAATCAACAGATCCCCGCCGCAAGAATAGAGACCGGGCTCGCAACCGGGCAATGGCCAAAAAATACGTGGTGGGAGGATTTCCACGATCCGCAGCTGACGGCCCTGATCGTCAAAGCCCAGGCCGACGCCCCGGATATGCAAATTGCCCGGCAGCGCATTGCCCTTGCCGAAGCCCAGGCCAAAATGGCGAGCGCCAACGGCGGGCCGGAAATGCATTTTTCTGCCGATGCTGAACGGCAAAAAATGTCCGCCGAAGGGCTGATGGGGCCCTTTGCAATCACCGATCCGGCGGCCGGCACCACCGGCCCCTGGTACACCAACGGCACCTTTGGCCTGACCGCCGGCTGGGATCTCGATTTGTGGGGCAAAAATCGCGCCCAGGTTGAAGCCCGCATCGGTAAGGTCAACGCCCAACAGGCGGAGCTGCAGCAGACCCGCCAGCTGCTGGCCACCAGCGTGGCGCGTCTCTACTGGGAGTGGCAGACCCAGGCTGCGGCCGGGAAGGTATTAACCGCCATCAAGCAGGAGCAGGAGAATATTATTCGCACCGACCGGGAGCTGTACCAGCATGGGATCACCTCCTCAGTGGAAGGGGTCGAAACCGATATCAATGCCAGTAAAACCGAGGAGCGGCTGGCGGAGGTGAACGGCAACATGAAAGCCATTGCCGCGCGTCTGGAAGCCCTTACCAATACCCCGTCGATCACCCTCATCCCGCACGCCTTACCCACCGTCGAAACCAGGCTGCCTTCCTCGCTGGGCTATCAACTGCTGGCCCGACGCCCCGATCTGCAGGAGGCCCACTGGTATATCGAGGCCTCCCTGCATGAGGTAGATGCGGCGAAAGCAGCGTTTTATCCCGACGTGAACCTGATGGCGTTTCTGCAGCAGGATGCGCTGCATCTGAGCGATCTGTTCCGCTCCTCGGCGCAGCAGATGGGCGTCACCGCCGGCCTGACCCTGCCGATTTTTGACAGCGGACGCCTGAATGCGAATCTCGATATCGCCCAGGCCCAGAGCAATCTGTCGGTTGCCAACTACAACAAAGCGGTAGTGGAGGCGGTGAATCAGGTAACCCGCACCGCCAGTGAAGTCGAAACGTTAATGGCGAAAAACCAGCACCAGCAGAGTATTGAGGCCGATGCCGCGCGGGTGGTGGCGCTGGCGCAGGCGCGTTACCGGGCCGGGATTATTGCCGGGACCCGCGTCAGCGAGGCCAGAATCCCCGCCCTGCAGGAACACCTCGCCGGACTCACGCTGCAGGGGCAGTACATCGATGCCACCCTGCAGCTCACCTCCGCGCTGGGTGGCGGCTATCAGCACGGGTAG
- the ascB gene encoding 6-phospho-beta-glucosidase, with protein MKTFPDDFLWGGAVAANQVEGAYLDDGKGLSTSDVQPQGVFGPVVERVAGDSGIKDVAIDFYHRYPEDITLFAEMGFSCLRVSIAWTRIFPNGDEQEPNEAGLAFYDRLFDELAAHNITPLVTLSHYEMPWGLVKQYGGWGSRQVIGFFERYARTVFARYQHKVKLWLTFNEINMSLHAPMTGVGLPETSSKAEVYQAIHHQLVASALAVKACHEIVPDAKIGNMLLGGLVYPLTCKPDDVLEALQENRAWQFFGDVQCRGAYPGYMLRFFRDNGIQLEITDADREALKSTIDFISFSYYMTGCVTTDEALNQQARGNILSMVPNPHLASSEWGWQIDPVGLRTLLNVLWDRYQKPLFIVENGLGAKDKPDADGVVQDDYRISYLNDHLVQVREAIDDGVEVMGYTSWGPIDLVSASKAELSKRYGFIYVDRDDSGAGTLARSRKKSFYWYQEVIATKGASLKA; from the coding sequence ATGAAAACTTTCCCGGACGATTTCTTATGGGGCGGCGCGGTTGCCGCGAATCAGGTAGAAGGGGCTTACCTGGACGATGGCAAAGGACTGTCTACCTCTGACGTGCAGCCGCAGGGGGTGTTTGGCCCGGTGGTGGAGCGCGTGGCGGGCGACAGCGGCATCAAGGACGTGGCGATCGACTTCTATCATCGCTACCCGGAGGACATCACACTCTTCGCCGAGATGGGCTTCAGCTGCCTGCGCGTCTCCATTGCCTGGACGCGTATCTTCCCGAACGGTGACGAGCAGGAGCCGAACGAGGCCGGACTGGCCTTCTACGACAGGCTGTTTGACGAGCTGGCGGCGCACAACATCACCCCGCTGGTGACCCTCTCGCACTACGAGATGCCGTGGGGGCTGGTGAAGCAGTATGGCGGCTGGGGCAGCCGTCAGGTGATTGGCTTCTTCGAACGCTACGCCCGCACCGTCTTTGCCCGCTATCAGCACAAGGTGAAGCTGTGGCTCACCTTTAACGAAATCAACATGTCCCTGCACGCGCCGATGACCGGCGTTGGCCTGCCGGAAACCAGCAGCAAGGCGGAAGTCTATCAGGCGATCCACCATCAGCTGGTGGCGAGCGCCCTGGCGGTGAAAGCCTGCCATGAGATCGTCCCGGACGCCAAAATCGGCAACATGCTGCTGGGCGGCCTGGTCTATCCGCTGACCTGCAAGCCGGACGACGTGCTGGAAGCCCTGCAGGAGAACCGCGCCTGGCAGTTCTTCGGCGACGTGCAGTGCCGCGGGGCCTACCCGGGCTATATGCTGCGCTTCTTCCGCGATAACGGCATTCAGCTTGAAATCACCGACGCGGATCGCGAAGCGCTGAAGTCGACCATCGACTTTATCTCCTTCAGCTACTACATGACCGGCTGCGTGACTACCGACGAAGCGCTGAACCAGCAGGCGCGCGGCAACATCCTCAGCATGGTGCCGAACCCGCATCTGGCCAGTTCAGAGTGGGGCTGGCAGATCGACCCGGTTGGCCTGCGCACTCTGCTGAACGTGCTCTGGGATCGCTATCAGAAGCCGCTGTTTATTGTGGAGAACGGTCTGGGGGCGAAGGACAAGCCGGACGCCGACGGCGTGGTGCAGGATGATTACCGCATCAGCTACCTCAACGACCATCTGGTGCAGGTACGCGAGGCGATTGACGACGGCGTGGAGGTGATGGGCTATACCAGCTGGGGGCCGATCGATCTGGTGAGCGCCTCCAAAGCCGAGCTCTCGAAACGCTACGGTTTTATCTATGTCGATCGTGACGACAGCGGGGCCGGTACCCTGGCGCGCAGCCGCAAGAAAAGTTTTTACTGGTATCAGGAGGTGATTGCGACCAAAGGCGCTTCGCTGAAAGCCTGA
- the bglF gene encoding PTS beta-glucoside transporter subunit IIABC: MEYQALAKDILGHVGGKENIVSLVHCATRLRFKLKDAQRADAEGLKKNPGVIMVVESGGQFQVVIGNHVHDVWQAVNQEAGLGDDAPAAAEDKGEKTSLGGQLIDIVSGIFTPFIGVLAASGILKGMLALAVVCGWLTTDSGTYKIWFATSDALFFFFPLVLGYTAGKKFGGNPFITMVIGGALVHPTMIQAFEASQQAGAAANAFLAIPVTWFNYSSSVIPIILAAWVSCWLEKQGSKRLPSAMKNFFTPLICLGVTVPLTFLAIGPVATWLSQMLANGYQWIYVLAPWLAGAAMGAVWQVCVIFGLHWGLVPLMINNLAVLGHDSMLPMLLPAVMGQVGAAFGVFLRTRDTRLKMLAGSSVTAGIFGITEPAVYGVNLPLRRPFIFGCVAGAVGGAIVGFFDTHVYSFGFGNIFTIAQMIPPGGVDATLWGGIAGMVVALVLSCALTLIVGMPASPAPAIATVAANVDEATVLSPMRGTVLALDQVPDATFASGLLGQGAAIIPADNKVIAPFAGEVASIFATKHAIGLLSDSGIEVLIHVGIDTVKLDGKPFTAHVKVGDKVQPGDLLLEFDRQAILDAGYDLATPIIISNSDDYRDVATVAATAVQAGAPLLCVSHQ, from the coding sequence ATGGAATATCAAGCACTGGCGAAGGATATTCTCGGCCACGTTGGCGGCAAAGAGAACATTGTCAGCCTGGTTCACTGCGCGACCCGGCTGCGTTTCAAGCTGAAAGATGCGCAGCGTGCGGATGCCGAGGGGCTGAAGAAAAATCCCGGCGTGATCATGGTGGTCGAAAGCGGCGGCCAGTTCCAGGTGGTGATTGGCAACCACGTCCACGACGTCTGGCAGGCGGTGAATCAGGAGGCGGGGCTGGGTGACGACGCGCCTGCCGCCGCAGAAGATAAAGGCGAAAAAACCAGCCTCGGCGGCCAGCTGATCGACATTGTCTCCGGCATCTTTACCCCCTTTATCGGCGTCCTCGCCGCCTCGGGGATCCTGAAGGGGATGCTGGCGCTGGCGGTGGTGTGCGGCTGGCTCACCACCGACAGCGGCACCTACAAAATCTGGTTTGCCACCAGTGACGCGCTGTTCTTCTTCTTCCCGCTGGTGCTGGGCTACACCGCCGGGAAAAAGTTTGGCGGCAACCCGTTTATCACCATGGTGATTGGCGGGGCGCTGGTGCATCCGACCATGATTCAGGCCTTCGAGGCCAGCCAGCAGGCGGGCGCGGCGGCCAATGCCTTCCTCGCCATTCCGGTGACCTGGTTTAACTACAGCTCGTCGGTCATTCCGATCATCCTCGCCGCCTGGGTGAGCTGCTGGCTGGAGAAGCAGGGCAGCAAACGCCTGCCGTCGGCGATGAAAAATTTCTTCACCCCGCTGATCTGCCTCGGCGTCACGGTGCCGCTGACCTTCCTGGCGATCGGCCCGGTAGCCACCTGGCTCAGCCAGATGCTGGCGAACGGCTATCAGTGGATCTACGTGCTGGCGCCGTGGCTGGCGGGCGCGGCGATGGGGGCGGTGTGGCAGGTGTGCGTCATCTTCGGCCTGCACTGGGGGCTGGTACCGCTGATGATCAATAACCTCGCCGTGCTGGGCCATGACTCCATGCTGCCGATGCTGCTCCCGGCGGTGATGGGCCAGGTGGGAGCTGCGTTCGGCGTGTTCCTGCGCACCCGGGATACACGGCTGAAAATGCTGGCGGGCTCCTCGGTCACGGCCGGGATATTCGGGATCACCGAACCGGCGGTCTATGGCGTGAACCTGCCCCTGCGTCGTCCCTTTATCTTTGGCTGCGTGGCCGGGGCGGTCGGCGGCGCGATTGTCGGTTTCTTCGACACCCACGTTTACTCCTTTGGCTTCGGCAATATCTTTACCATCGCGCAGATGATCCCGCCGGGCGGGGTGGACGCCACGCTGTGGGGCGGGATCGCGGGTATGGTGGTGGCGCTGGTGCTGAGCTGCGCGCTGACCCTGATTGTCGGCATGCCCGCCAGTCCGGCCCCGGCCATTGCCACGGTGGCGGCTAACGTCGATGAAGCTACGGTGCTCTCTCCGATGCGCGGTACGGTGCTGGCCCTGGACCAGGTGCCGGATGCTACTTTCGCCAGCGGCCTGCTCGGCCAGGGGGCGGCGATCATTCCTGCCGACAACAAAGTGATAGCCCCCTTTGCCGGGGAAGTGGCCTCGATATTTGCCACGAAACATGCCATCGGCCTGCTGAGCGACAGCGGCATCGAGGTGCTGATCCACGTCGGAATCGACACCGTGAAGCTCGACGGCAAGCCGTTTACCGCCCACGTGAAGGTGGGTGACAAAGTACAGCCGGGCGATCTGCTGCTGGAGTTCGACCGCCAGGCGATTCTTGATGCCGGATACGATCTGGCGACCCCGATTATTATCAGCAATAGCGACGACTATCGTGATGTGGCGACCGTGGCGGCGACCGCCGTCCAGGCCGGCGCGCCGTTGCTTTGCGTCAGCCATCAATAA
- the dusC gene encoding tRNA dihydrouridine(16) synthase DusC, giving the protein MRVLLAPMEGVLDSLVRELLTDVNDYDHCITEFLRVVDMLLPVKSFYRLCPELHHQSRTPSGTLVRVQLLGQYPEWLAENAARAVELGSWGVDLNCGCPSKMVNGSGGGATLLKDPELIYRGAKAMREAVPSHLPVTVKVRLGWDSGDRQFEIADAVQQAGASELVVHGRTKEDGYKAERINWQAIGQIRQRLTIPVVANGEIWDRESALACMAETGCDSIMIGRGALNVPNLSRVIKYNEPRMPWPEVVTLLKKYTRLEKQGDTGLYHVARIKQWLSYLRKEYDDALELFQEIRALQSSAEIARVIQAK; this is encoded by the coding sequence ATGCGTGTATTACTGGCACCGATGGAAGGCGTGCTCGATTCGCTGGTGCGTGAGCTGCTGACCGACGTTAACGATTATGACCACTGCATCACTGAGTTCCTGCGGGTGGTGGATATGTTGTTGCCGGTAAAATCGTTTTACAGACTCTGTCCGGAGCTGCATCACCAGAGTCGTACGCCTTCTGGCACCCTGGTGCGGGTGCAACTGCTCGGGCAATATCCCGAGTGGCTGGCGGAAAACGCCGCCCGCGCCGTTGAGCTGGGCTCCTGGGGCGTAGATTTAAACTGCGGCTGTCCGTCGAAAATGGTTAACGGCAGCGGCGGCGGGGCCACGCTGCTGAAGGATCCGGAGCTGATCTACCGCGGCGCGAAAGCGATGCGCGAGGCGGTGCCCTCCCATCTGCCGGTCACGGTAAAGGTGCGTCTGGGCTGGGACAGCGGCGACAGGCAGTTTGAAATTGCCGATGCGGTCCAGCAGGCGGGGGCCAGCGAGCTGGTGGTTCATGGCCGCACCAAAGAGGACGGCTACAAAGCCGAGCGCATTAACTGGCAGGCCATCGGCCAGATCCGTCAGCGGCTGACGATTCCGGTGGTGGCTAACGGCGAGATCTGGGATCGCGAAAGCGCGCTGGCCTGTATGGCGGAGACCGGCTGCGATTCAATCATGATCGGGCGCGGGGCGCTGAACGTGCCAAACCTCAGTCGGGTGATCAAATACAACGAGCCGCGTATGCCCTGGCCGGAGGTAGTGACCCTGCTGAAGAAGTACACCCGCCTCGAAAAGCAGGGCGACACCGGTCTGTACCACGTGGCGCGCATCAAGCAGTGGCTGAGCTACCTGCGTAAAGAGTACGACGACGCCCTGGAGTTGTTTCAGGAGATCCGCGCCCTGCAATCCTCGGCGGAGATCGCCCGGGTCATTCAGGCAAAATAG
- the map gene encoding type I methionyl aminopeptidase codes for MPSILIKTADELARQRHAGELLASVFTMLDEFIKPGVSTMEINNRAEAFIVEQLHSRPASKGQYDYPYVLNTSVNDVVCHGIPKESEHLKSGTIVNVDITLENAGMIADSSKMYLIGDVSPLARRLVKATYEGMWKGIKAVKPGATLGDIGHAIQSYVESQGYSVVREYCGHGIGKEMHEEPQILHYGKPGEGPVLQEGMVFTIEPMINQGDSRIKTKKDGWTVVTRDKKLSAQWEHTIAVTADGFEVLTLRPEETIPE; via the coding sequence ATGCCATCAATTCTCATTAAAACCGCCGATGAGCTGGCCCGCCAGCGTCACGCGGGCGAACTGCTGGCCTCCGTGTTCACCATGCTGGACGAGTTTATTAAGCCTGGCGTATCAACCATGGAGATCAACAACCGCGCAGAGGCGTTTATCGTCGAGCAGCTTCACTCCCGTCCGGCCAGCAAAGGGCAGTATGACTACCCTTACGTGCTGAACACCTCGGTGAACGACGTGGTCTGCCACGGGATCCCGAAGGAGTCAGAGCATCTCAAGTCGGGCACCATCGTGAACGTCGACATCACTCTCGAAAACGCGGGCATGATCGCCGACTCCAGTAAAATGTATCTTATTGGCGACGTTTCGCCCCTGGCCCGCCGGCTGGTGAAAGCGACCTACGAGGGGATGTGGAAGGGGATTAAGGCCGTCAAACCGGGTGCCACGCTGGGCGATATTGGCCACGCCATTCAGTCCTACGTCGAGAGCCAGGGTTACAGCGTGGTGCGCGAATATTGCGGCCACGGCATTGGCAAGGAGATGCACGAAGAGCCGCAGATCCTGCATTACGGCAAACCCGGCGAAGGCCCGGTGTTGCAGGAAGGGATGGTCTTTACCATCGAACCGATGATCAATCAGGGTGACAGCCGCATCAAAACCAAGAAGGACGGCTGGACGGTAGTGACCCGTGACAAAAAGCTCTCGGCACAATGGGAACACACCATCGCCGTGACGGCGGACGGGTTTGAGGTGCTGACCCTGCGCCCCGAAGAGACGATCCCCGAATAA
- a CDS encoding CidA/LrgA family protein: protein MKKSLIVVWQYLRAFILIYACLYAGIFLASLLPITIPGSIIGMLILFVLLALQILPAKWVKPGCSVLIRYMALLFVPIGVGVMQYYDLLSAQFGPIFVSCTISTLVVFLVVSWSTHLAHGERNVVGQKGQKK from the coding sequence ATGAAGAAATCACTGATCGTTGTCTGGCAGTACCTGCGCGCCTTCATCCTGATTTATGCCTGCCTGTATGCAGGGATTTTTCTCGCCTCCCTGCTGCCCATCACCATCCCCGGCAGCATTATTGGCATGCTGATCCTGTTTGTCCTGCTCGCGCTGCAAATCCTTCCGGCAAAATGGGTTAAGCCCGGCTGCTCGGTGCTGATCCGCTATATGGCGCTGCTGTTTGTGCCGATTGGCGTGGGGGTGATGCAGTATTACGACCTGCTGAGCGCGCAGTTTGGCCCGATATTTGTTTCCTGCACTATCAGTACGCTGGTGGTGTTTTTAGTGGTGAGCTGGAGCACACATCTGGCGCATGGGGAACGTAACGTGGTTGGGCAAAAAGGACAGAAAAAATGA
- a CDS encoding CidB/LrgB family autolysis modulator: MMANIWWSLPLTVAVFFAARKLAVRLKFPLLNPLLVAMVVIIPFLLLTGIPYAKYFQGSKVLNDLLQPAVVALAFPLYEQLHQIRARWKSIITICLIGSVVAMITGTSVALLMGATPEIAASILPKSVTTPIAMAVGGSLGGIPAISAVCVIYVGILGAVLGHTLLNAMRIRTKSARGLAMGTASHALGTARCAELDYQEGAFSSLALVICGIMTSLIAPFLFPIILAVMG; the protein is encoded by the coding sequence ATGATGGCCAATATCTGGTGGTCGCTGCCGCTTACCGTGGCAGTATTCTTCGCCGCCCGCAAGCTGGCAGTGCGCCTGAAGTTCCCGCTGCTTAATCCCCTGCTGGTAGCGATGGTGGTGATTATTCCGTTCCTGCTGTTGACCGGCATTCCCTACGCAAAATATTTCCAGGGCAGCAAGGTCCTCAACGATCTGCTCCAGCCTGCGGTGGTCGCGCTGGCGTTTCCGCTGTATGAGCAGCTGCACCAGATCCGCGCCCGCTGGAAATCCATCATTACCATCTGCCTGATCGGTAGCGTGGTGGCGATGATCACCGGCACCTCGGTGGCGCTGCTGATGGGGGCGACCCCGGAAATTGCGGCCTCTATTTTACCTAAATCGGTAACTACCCCGATCGCCATGGCGGTGGGCGGCAGCCTCGGCGGCATCCCGGCGATCAGCGCCGTATGCGTCATTTATGTCGGTATTCTCGGGGCGGTATTAGGCCATACGCTGCTGAACGCCATGCGCATCCGCACCAAATCGGCACGTGGTCTGGCGATGGGCACCGCATCCCACGCCCTCGGTACCGCCCGCTGCGCGGAGCTGGATTATCAGGAAGGGGCCTTTAGCTCCCTGGCGCTGGTGATCTGCGGGATCATGACCTCGCTGATTGCACCGTTCCTGTTCCCGATTATTCTGGCGGTAATGGGCTAA
- the cdd gene encoding cytidine deaminase → MHPRFQSAFAQLAENLQSALAPVLADAHFPALLTAEQVTALKRATDLDDDALAFALLPLAAACARADLSHFNVGAIARGVSGTWYFGGNMEFLGATMQQTVHAEQSAISHAWLRGEKSLQAITVNYTPCGHCRQFMNELNSGLQLRINLPGRDPHTLADYLPDAFGPKDLEIKSLLMDEQDHGYAVSGDELAQAAILAANKSHAPYSNSPSGVALECRDGRIFTGSYAENAAFNPTLPPLQGALNLLSLNGYDYPDIQRAILAEKADASLIQWDATAATLRALGCTGIDRVLLA, encoded by the coding sequence ATGCATCCACGTTTTCAATCAGCTTTCGCTCAGCTTGCAGAGAATTTGCAGTCAGCCCTGGCCCCGGTTCTGGCGGATGCACACTTCCCCGCCCTGCTGACGGCTGAACAGGTCACCGCACTGAAACGTGCCACCGATCTGGATGATGACGCGCTGGCCTTTGCGCTTCTGCCGCTGGCGGCGGCCTGTGCCCGTGCCGACCTCTCCCATTTCAACGTGGGCGCCATTGCGCGCGGCGTCAGCGGCACCTGGTACTTCGGCGGCAATATGGAGTTTCTCGGGGCGACCATGCAGCAGACCGTGCATGCGGAACAGAGCGCCATCAGCCACGCCTGGCTGCGCGGTGAGAAATCCCTGCAGGCCATCACCGTGAACTACACCCCGTGCGGCCACTGCCGTCAGTTTATGAACGAGCTGAACAGCGGGTTGCAGCTGCGCATCAACCTGCCGGGCCGCGATCCGCACACTCTGGCAGATTACCTGCCGGACGCCTTCGGACCGAAGGATCTGGAGATTAAATCCCTGCTGATGGATGAGCAGGATCATGGCTACGCAGTGAGCGGTGACGAGCTGGCCCAGGCCGCTATCCTCGCCGCCAACAAATCACACGCGCCGTACAGCAACTCCCCGAGCGGGGTGGCGCTGGAGTGCCGCGATGGCCGCATCTTCACCGGCAGCTATGCCGAAAACGCCGCCTTTAACCCGACGCTGCCGCCGCTACAGGGCGCACTGAACCTGCTCAGCCTCAACGGTTACGACTATCCGGATATTCAACGCGCCATTCTGGCGGAAAAAGCCGATGCTTCGCTGATCCAGTGGGATGCTACCGCGGCCACGCTGCGCGCGCTGGGTTGCACCGGCATCGACCGCGTGCTGCTGGCGTAA
- the sanA gene encoding outer membrane permeability protein SanA, with product MLKRVFYSLVALIAIVLLTALGLDRWMSWKTAPYIFDDLQDLPYRQVGVVLGTAKYYRTGVINQYYRYRIQGALNAYNSGKVNYLLLSGDNALQSYNEPVTMRKDLIAAGVDPADIVLDYAGFRTLDSIVRTRKVFDTNDFIIITQRFHCERALFIALHMGIQAQCYAVPSPKDMLTVRVREFGARLGALADLYVFKREPRFLGPLVPIPAMLEVPEDAQGYPAVTPEQLLEMQKKK from the coding sequence ATGTTAAAGCGCGTGTTTTACAGCCTGGTTGCCCTGATCGCCATCGTGCTGCTGACTGCGCTGGGCCTTGACCGCTGGATGAGCTGGAAAACAGCCCCCTATATCTTTGATGACCTTCAGGATCTGCCCTACCGCCAGGTTGGCGTGGTGCTCGGCACCGCCAAGTATTACCGCACCGGGGTGATCAACCAGTATTACCGTTACCGCATTCAGGGGGCGCTCAACGCCTACAACAGCGGCAAGGTCAACTACCTGCTGCTGAGCGGCGACAACGCCCTGCAGAGCTATAACGAGCCGGTCACCATGCGCAAAGACCTGATTGCCGCAGGCGTGGACCCGGCGGATATTGTGCTCGACTACGCCGGGTTCCGAACCCTCGATTCGATTGTGCGCACCCGTAAGGTGTTTGATACCAACGATTTCATCATCATCACCCAGCGCTTCCACTGCGAGCGCGCGCTGTTTATCGCCCTGCATATGGGCATTCAGGCGCAGTGTTATGCCGTCCCGTCACCAAAAGACATGCTCACCGTGCGGGTGCGCGAGTTTGGTGCCCGTCTGGGGGCGCTGGCCGATCTCTATGTCTTTAAACGCGAACCGCGCTTCTTAGGCCCGCTGGTGCCCATCCCGGCGATGCTGGAGGTGCCGGAAGATGCCCAGGGATATCCGGCCGTGACGCCAGAGCAGCTGCTGGAGATGCAGAAGAAGAAATAA
- the mglC gene encoding galactose/methyl galactoside ABC transporter permease MglC codes for MSALNKKSFLTYLKEGGIYVVLLVLLAIIIFQDPTFLSLLNLSNILTQSSVRIIIALGVAGLIVTQGTDLSAGRQVGLAAVVAATLLQSMENANKVFPEMATMPIILVVLIVCVIGAIIGLINGIIIAYLNVTPFITTLGTMIIVYGINSLYYDFVGASPISGFDSGFSTFAQGFIALGSFRLSYITFYALIAVAFVWVLWNKTRFGKNIFAIGGNPEAAKVSGVNVALNLLVIYALSGVFYAFGGLLEAGRIGSATNNLGFMYELDAIAACVVGGVSFSGGVGTVLGVVTGVIIFTVINYGLTYIGVNPYWQYIIKGAIIIFAVALDSLKYARKK; via the coding sequence ATGAGTGCGTTAAATAAGAAAAGTTTTCTTACTTATCTGAAAGAAGGCGGTATTTACGTTGTTCTTTTAGTCTTGCTGGCCATTATTATTTTCCAGGATCCAACATTCTTAAGTCTGTTGAACTTAAGTAACATTCTGACTCAGTCTTCGGTACGTATTATTATCGCGCTGGGCGTGGCGGGTCTGATCGTCACCCAGGGTACTGACCTGTCAGCCGGTCGTCAGGTCGGTCTGGCGGCGGTTGTCGCGGCAACGCTTCTGCAGTCGATGGAAAACGCCAACAAGGTGTTCCCGGAAATGGCGACCATGCCCATTATCCTGGTGGTCCTGATTGTCTGCGTTATCGGTGCAATCATTGGTCTGATTAACGGCATCATCATCGCGTACCTGAACGTAACACCGTTCATCACCACTCTGGGTACGATGATCATCGTTTACGGTATCAACTCCCTGTACTACGACTTCGTGGGTGCATCGCCGATCTCCGGTTTCGACAGCGGCTTCTCCACCTTTGCGCAGGGCTTTATCGCGCTGGGCAGCTTCCGCCTCTCTTACATCACCTTCTACGCCCTGATTGCGGTGGCCTTTGTCTGGGTGCTGTGGAACAAAACCCGCTTCGGCAAGAACATCTTCGCTATCGGCGGTAACCCGGAAGCAGCGAAAGTCTCCGGTGTTAACGTGGCGCTGAACCTGCTGGTGATCTATGCCCTGTCCGGCGTGTTCTACGCGTTCGGTGGTTTGCTGGAAGCAGGCCGTATCGGCTCTGCCACTAACAACCTCGGCTTTATGTACGAACTGGATGCGATTGCCGCGTGCGTCGTGGGTGGTGTCTCCTTCAGCGGTGGTGTAGGTACCGTTCTGGGCGTGGTAACCGGTGTGATCATCTTCACCGTTATCAACTACGGTCTGACCTATATCGGCGTGAACCCGTACTGGCAGTACATCATCAAGGGCGCGATCATTATCTTCGCCGTTGCGCTGGACTCCCTGAAGTACGCGCGTAAGAAATAA